In Lathyrus oleraceus cultivar Zhongwan6 chromosome 2, CAAS_Psat_ZW6_1.0, whole genome shotgun sequence, the DNA window caaacaaatttttttaaaataactaacactttagagggcgctttctgtaggaagcgccctctaaacactttacattgagaactttagagggcgctttgtccagaaagcgccctctaaacactttacattgacaactttagagggcgctttctgcagaaagcgccctctaaagtgttagttattttaaaaaaataagcgccctctaaacactttacattgacaactttagagggcgctttttccagaaagcgccctctaaacactttacattgacaactttagagggcgctttttccagaaagcgccctctaaacactttacattgacaactttagagggcgctttttccagaaagcgccctctaaggtgtccctttatggaccactccagagggcgcttttttcataaagcgcactataatgtgggcctttagacagcgctttctccaggaaaacaaagcgctgtctttacctatgccagcgccagattagagggcgcttaaaagcgctgttataggccaaaataagcgccctcttttcccttatttggcgtagtgtttaTTTTTCTCACATCACTGTTTTATCTCTACTCTATTAaatcttttattttcaaatattaaacattaatatatttaattaatatttaattattttgtaTACTTCACAATTTCCTCATATTCTATTAGTTTTCTTATGTGAAATATTTGAATATTATTTTATACAATTTAGACATGTTTTAATATATTATAGTATTTATTAAAAGTATAAAAATATATTATAGTAAAATAATATCATTTTTAATTCTATTTATAATAAATGTCAGgaggttttattttaattttatattaaaaataatataataaaagaGTTCTTTTAGAGTCGGGTAACTCGAAGCATGTAAAGGGTCATACTAGAGTAGTAAATTTTGAGTCTATATTACAAAAAAGTTTTTTCGATTCGGTCTTAAAAGGTCCGAAGTTTGGTATTCATTATACTTCAAAAGTAGTTACAAATATTGGAGGAGTTATTCACTATGGATCATTGAACATTGTGAGATTTCTTCTTTTAGAAGAAACACATTTGTGAGAAATACACCACATATTCATCTAAAATCTTCAGATGATAGATGAGTGAAATCTCTCATTTATAAATACTCAAATCTCCACGTCTTCAACCAAAAGGAGACTATTATCTATACTACTTACATTTGGAAAATTCTCAACAATAAAAAATTACAAATTATTTACAAGAAATAAACTTCAATTGATTTTCTACTCAACTATTTTTTAATCTCTCAAATTCTCAATATAATTTAAAAGTGTTTTTAAATCCTTTAAAATATAATCTCAAAGTCTTTCAATTGCTAGAACAATAAATCTTGAAAAAACTCTCAAATTCTCAATATAATTTTAAAGTGTTTTTAAATCCTTTAAAATATAATCTCAAAGTCTTTCAATTGCTAGAACAATAAATCTTGAAAAAACTCACTTTCTCTCCCTTAAAATTTTTCTCATTGGAATTTCCCACACACAAATCAAACAAATGGCTAATAAAAACGTCTTATGTAAGTGTTAGAATAGACACAATGTTTTTCTCTAAAACGCACTGCATTTCGCTATAATGCATGAATTCTCTACGTCACAAGGACGGACAATATTTTTTCAAACGGTAGTAATCTTCACGAATTTTCAATTTAGTTTATAACCAAAAAAGAACAATATAAATTTAACTAGTTATAAACCGAAAGGAATTATAAATCTAACTAGTTCAGCCCATAAATAGAATAATTAGTTAAGATCTAATAAAATTAAGGGATAAACAAGTATTCACTTGATTCTTCTTTAGGGgtcatttttaaaaaaaaaaattttttttttaatattcacTTGAAAAATTTAAGTTAgtattaattatatttttgtcaaaattaatcttaaatatttattacaggaaaaaagtaaaataaatataatagataattaaaaatattatagataaaaaaaattattatttaaaaattaacaataataatttactttttttatgtgtaaaatataaaatataaaatttaaaataaacGAAAGTAGTGACACTTAAAAATAAGAGATTTGCTATGTTAACCCTTCTTTTCATACAAAGATACAAAGATACATACTAGTATAGTTTAACAAAACAATTTTTTTTGTACAGACAGaataaaatattaaaacattatattttataccttatatatataaaattacaGTTTGATGTAAGTTAGCGGTTTAGATTTTTCATTTCTCTAATAATAAACTAAGGAAGTAAAAAGCTAAAAAACAGAGATAGTAACAAAACAACACATAAATAAACACTGACATCTAACACCTTCTCACTCCTCCAATAAACCAATTGTTTAGCAATCACTCCTTCACATGATGACATCTAACATCTTCCATCACACCACCACAAGACTTACATATACCATTATATAAAATCCAGATTAATATCACAAATTTCTCATAAACAGCACAATCTTTTAGAGTCTTAATTTGAATTAGCTGTGAAATTTCCTTAGTAGAGGCCATCGAATAGAAATAAAGGAAACAAACTATTGTTAAAAGGTACTTAATAGGTAATTCCCATACAAAATCATAAAGTAGTCTGAACATAGTCACTCACACACTGAAAATAGAACAAGAAAACATCAAACATATTCAGCAAACAGACACAGTAACAAAATAAAACCACTGCATAATACTTAGTCAGATGGGAAGGCAGAACTGAGAAACTTTTCATCCTCCAGGAAAATCTGTAAGTTCTTGGACACCATCAGAAAATCAATATCTTCATCCTTGAAGTTCAGCAAAAACCCCAGTGTGATCAACTCAGATAGCGCAGGAACAAAATCGTGATTCTCACACAAAACACCTTCAGATATAGTCTCACAGAAATATGTTGCATACTTGAGTGCATTTCCCTGAGACTCATCCATCTTATGGATGAAAAACTTGGACATTTGCCTATCCCAGCGAACCATTTTGTCATCTTTCTTCGTAACAATGTCCCCTGATGACAGTGATAAACTATAGCTTACCGTGACAGGAACCATCGTCTTCAGGAAACTCAGGTTGAGAAGACCTTGAACAGCTTCATGCCTCTTGTCAGCTTCCATTTTCAAGCTTGAACAAGCAAGGAAGCCAAGAATGAGCTTAACCAAACCTTTTAAGTTGAAAATGCTATTAGGATCAACTTGCACCATTTCAACACCATCATCATTAACCAATGATGATTCTTCTTTCGACAGAGACTCAGAGATATTCCGAACACCTACCTTTCGGTAGATGTCATACAACTTAGCAATGGAGGATGGGCCAAAGTTCTGTTCAGGATACCACACAAAAACTTTCTCATTCTCAAAAAGCCTTTTCAGATGAAGATTATCAGGAATAAATGCATCTTCCTTATCCTGCAGAAATATTTCTTTGCTGCATGTGGTTACAGGTAGTTTGATTAGCCTCTCAGAAAGTTTCTTCTCGGTATTCGAGCCCAAGTGTTTCATGATAAACATCCAGAATTTACAGCACTTGTCATAGGACAATTCTTGGGACGATTTCTCCCAATCATTCCAGAGATCAACATAATCTTCAACGCAGGGCTTATACCTGACTTCCATGGAAAAGGTTAAGAAAGGAAGAATTTTCTTATCATAGATATCTTCAAGAACATAAAACTTCAAAGAAAAAAGCTTATCCGGATCATGTATGACACATTCTACAGAATCGACCCATTTCCCTCCATTGGTTCCATTTGAAATCCAAATTTTCTTGTCGTCTTGTTTCTCTGGCTTCCAACCGTATTCGGACAAGTACCTATATATGTTCACAATATAATAGAAGTCAGAAAAAGTATTAAGGTTGCTGTCAATAAAGAAGCAAATAGATAGACATAACAAGTAGTTGGATAAATAAAATACCTATAAATCTTCACAATATTATCAGTGTTAGAGAGAGACTCAAGGTGACTGGAAAGCAAGGAACATCCTTTCTCAAGATCAATAATAACTCCTACTGCATTAAGTTCCTTCTGAAAAGATGCAATCTTAGGTCCATAAAAACTTTCATCAATAAATGGCCCATCAGTTGGATTAAAGAAAGAACTCCACTTGGAATCAAACAGCAAACACATCTCTGGAGGCCTATAACCAGCATGTGTCTTCAACCAATTTCTGGACAATCTCTTTTTTAACTCTTCATCAACGGAAAACTTGTTCTCGCTCAATAGACTTTGGATGCACCCCAGAAAAGAAAGCACACTTTCCGGAGTAATAGTGGAGGGATTTGAAGGAAAATTCAGACATTCGAGCACAAACCTCAGTCCTTTTTTCAATTCAGTAACAACGCCAATGCTCTTTAGCTCTTCCTTGTATTTTTGTATTGCTGCACCATAATATTTGTCGCTGTCGTCAATGAATGGGAGACAAGTAATTGAAGATATAGATTTCCACTCCGGAGCATATAATATGCATTTTCCGGGGCATGTATAACAGCCAACCTTAGTGTACAGCCACTTCTGATTATGTATAATGGTCGAGAAATCCGAAGGAAAACTATAATCAGTTTTCTTCAGCAGCCTGCAACAGGAAAGAAATGACATGACATTTTCTTTGCTAATTGAAGTTTGTAATGCCTTCTGTTTGAAGAGAGAAGCAAATTTTTTGATGACATCTTCAAAATCAACCATAACACCAATCTTCCTCAGCTCAGCCTTGTACAAAAATATCTTCTCTCCATAGAGTTTCTTATCAATTATAGGAAAGCCATCAAATACATCCAAAATGCAGCCCCACACCGGATCATACAAGAAGCATTCACTGGGTATTTTGAAACCCATGTTTGTCTTCAGGCAGGTTGTTCCCTTTAGGGAAGTAGAGAGTTTACTAGAATCATTCGAGAGTCTCATGCAATGCATAGACAAAAGAACAGCCTCAGCTGTCAAAGATGCCAAGTTTGCCGGCGACTTTAAGTGCTTGATGACAATCTCATGATTTCCACTCAAGCCAACTATCACTCCTAGCAGCTTCAGCTCATCTTTGTAACTACTGCATATTTCATAACCATAATAAGATTGATCGATAAAAGGGATATTACTGATTTGGGATGCTACTTGCCACTCAGAATCATTCAACACAGATCCCACAGGAGACATTAAACCACAAGAAGTCTTTAGCCAACGCCCATCTTTGATGCTGTTCACAAATTTATCCAAAGGAAGAAGACTATTCCTAAGATATCGGATGAATTTAAGCATCAAAAGAACATGATTCATGCTTAGAGTGAAGGAAGATGCACGAGACATAAGTTCTTTTCCAATGAAATTGCATGCTTCCTCACAACTGGACATCACTCCAACTGTTTTCAACTCCTCTTCGTATGTATTTATTCTATCCCCATAGAAGCGCTCATCAATCAGTGGGATATCAACAAGAACAGAACCATTCTGAAGAATTTTCCCCAACGGTGAGCGAATTAAGAACGACTTCGAAGGGGGCCTGTATCCATTGACAGTGACTTTAAGCCAGCTTCCATCTTTTATACATTTCAAAAACCTCTCTGGTAGATGGACTCCCTTGTACTTAAGATTTCGAATCCATTCCAGAAGCAAAAAGGCGTTGTCTTTCGTAAGTGGTGTATTAACTGCTGAAAATCCAGCATTTGGAGGAGATATATGAGGTATGTCAGAAGCTCCAACATGTGTTTTGAGAAAACAAATAAGCTTCCCGGAATCTGTATATTGGCctgcataagatgatgaattaAGGTACTCCTTCCCAAGCTCAACATAATCTTCATCCCTCCAAGGATTAGAAACGATCAAGTCTGCCCATTTACTCACATTTGCGGGCACAAGAACCCCTTCTCCTTTCACAGTGATTGACCCGTAGCTATCAACAAGTGGCATAGAATTACATAGACTATCAACCTCACGCTTTGTCAAATACCCCTTGGACAAAGAATGGTACAAAAAATGAGCATATGCAATGGCATGTTTTCTGTTATTTTTAACAGAACTGCAGAGGAGTTTTGCAAAAGCATACGGGCTCAAACTAGTAACATTTACTTCACTTACAAGCCATTCCATCAAAGTCTGTTTGTGGGACATTCTTAACATAGCTTTCTGTGTTGTTTCTGGCATAAAAAAACAGTTTGCTGCACATGCAAATTCCTTGTTCCAATTGATGAGCCAAGAGCAAACATTAGACTGACTTGAGTCAGTTATTACTACTCGCTTGGCACCTGCATGGCTTTGTGTGCATTCATCAAGATTGAAAGAGGATAGAGTTCCATCGAGTGACACATACTTAATCAAAGGAATACTATCAATGTTTGTTCCCTCAAATTTTGAAGACCAATATTTAGCAACAAACAATAAAAGCTGTAGATAGAGATCTTCTGATACTCCATCAACAAGATTAGAACTTTGGATGCACTTGGCGTACCAATCAACATTAACTGATTTCACCCCTAAAAAGTCAAGTATTTTATCATACTCGGTTGTATCAAACGAAGAACTCAGGATCTTCCTACCATCATGAGAAGACAGGTTAAGCAGATACACTCCTTCGTCCCTGGCTTTATTCAATATGTCCCAGAATTCGGGCAGCAGCCTGCTTACTGCACCAGGCTTATAGAAGTGCTTTTGTTCTGTGTATGTCTCAATGGGAACAATATTTTCTTCAATTAATTTTGCTTTGATCTTGTCCCGCACATGATTAAACTTCTCAAATGGAGAACTTTCAATGGGAAGGACCTTGAAAGTACGAGCCAAACTAGATACCGGAACTTGACCAGATCGTATGACAAGTGTTTTGAATGCATCCATAAATGCAGACGGAACACATTCAAGTATCCCTTGATTCCATTTATTGTCCAAGAGAATTGTCTCCCTAGATGAGGC includes these proteins:
- the LOC127118737 gene encoding uncharacterized protein LOC127118737 yields the protein MASPKEHIEQIRRTKFSIGGEQNPLTEDLHHAVKNLSAELYAKDVHFLMELIQNAEDNSYMKEVKPSLEFVITSDDITGTGAPATLLIFNNENGFSPKNIESICSVGRSTKKGNRSSGYIGEKGIGFKSVFLVTAQPYIFSNEYQIRFNEKPCPHCSLGYIVPEWVEKKPTLSDIKKIYGKDSLPTTTIVLPLKSDKVDPVKQQLSKVHPEVLLFLKKIRHLSVREVNKNPSQNTITSVSISSEINFVTRKNMNAESYTLHLSAGENSSSEKECSYYMWTQKFPVRPENVVERRTDLEEWVVTLAFPVHERLHTSKTSPGVYAFLPTEMVTNFPFIIQADFVLASSRETILLDNKWNQGILECVPSAFMDAFKTLVIRSGQVPVSSLARTFKVLPIESSPFEKFNHVRDKIKAKLIEENIVPIETYTEQKHFYKPGAVSRLLPEFWDILNKARDEGVYLLNLSSHDGRKILSSSFDTTEYDKILDFLGVKSVNVDWYAKCIQSSNLVDGVSEDLYLQLLLFVAKYWSSKFEGTNIDSIPLIKYVSLDGTLSSFNLDECTQSHAGAKRVVITDSSQSNVCSWLINWNKEFACAANCFFMPETTQKAMLRMSHKQTLMEWLVSEVNVTSLSPYAFAKLLCSSVKNNRKHAIAYAHFLYHSLSKGYLTKREVDSLCNSMPLVDSYGSITVKGEGVLVPANVSKWADLIVSNPWRDEDYVELGKEYLNSSSYAGQYTDSGKLICFLKTHVGASDIPHISPPNAGFSAVNTPLTKDNAFLLLEWIRNLKYKGVHLPERFLKCIKDGSWLKVTVNGYRPPSKSFLIRSPLGKILQNGSVLVDIPLIDERFYGDRINTYEEELKTVGVMSSCEEACNFIGKELMSRASSFTLSMNHVLLMLKFIRYLRNSLLPLDKFVNSIKDGRWLKTSCGLMSPVGSVLNDSEWQVASQISNIPFIDQSYYGYEICSSYKDELKLLGVIVGLSGNHEIVIKHLKSPANLASLTAEAVLLSMHCMRLSNDSSKLSTSLKGTTCLKTNMGFKIPSECFLYDPVWGCILDVFDGFPIIDKKLYGEKIFLYKAELRKIGVMVDFEDVIKKFASLFKQKALQTSISKENVMSFLSCCRLLKKTDYSFPSDFSTIIHNQKWLYTKVGCYTCPGKCILYAPEWKSISSITCLPFIDDSDKYYGAAIQKYKEELKSIGVVTELKKGLRFVLECLNFPSNPSTITPESVLSFLGCIQSLLSENKFSVDEELKKRLSRNWLKTHAGYRPPEMCLLFDSKWSSFFNPTDGPFIDESFYGPKIASFQKELNAVGVIIDLEKGCSLLSSHLESLSNTDNIVKIYRYLSEYGWKPEKQDDKKIWISNGTNGGKWVDSVECVIHDPDKLFSLKFYVLEDIYDKKILPFLTFSMEVRYKPCVEDYVDLWNDWEKSSQELSYDKCCKFWMFIMKHLGSNTEKKLSERLIKLPVTTCSKEIFLQDKEDAFIPDNLHLKRLFENEKVFVWYPEQNFGPSSIAKLYDIYRKVGVRNISESLSKEESSLVNDDGVEMVQVDPNSIFNLKGLVKLILGFLACSSLKMEADKRHEAVQGLLNLSFLKTMVPVTVSYSLSLSSGDIVTKKDDKMVRWDRQMSKFFIHKMDESQGNALKYATYFCETISEGVLCENHDFVPALSELITLGFLLNFKDEDIDFLMVSKNLQIFLEDEKFLSSAFPSD